Proteins encoded in a region of the Phoenix dactylifera cultivar Barhee BC4 chromosome 3, palm_55x_up_171113_PBpolish2nd_filt_p, whole genome shotgun sequence genome:
- the LOC103718056 gene encoding ubiquitin-activating enzyme E1 1-like has product MLPRKRVVEAEVEDQVADASLLKKTRTDCLISSASTEAAAEESNHSEPANGMDMECDANGSNPPEIDEDLHSRQLAVYGRETMRRLFASNVLISGLNGLGAEIAKNLVLAGVKSVTLHDEGNVEMWDLSSNFFFSEGDVGKNRALACVQKLQELNNAVIISTLTETLSKEHLSNFQAVVFTDISLEKAIEYDDYCRSQLPPIAFIKSEVRGLFGSVFCDFGPEFTVFDVDGEEPHTGIIASISNDNPALVSCVDDERLEFQDGDLVVFSEVQGMTELNDGKPRKVKNARPFSFTLEEDTTQFGAYTKGGIVTQVKQPKVLQFKSLRDTLRDPGDFLLSDFSKFDRPPLLHLAFQALDKFRCDLGRFPVAGSEDDVQKLIALAVRINESPGDGKLEQIDKKLLHHFSHGSRAILNPMAAMFGGIVGQEVVKACSGKFHPLFQFFYFDSVESLPTEPLEPGDLKPMNCRYDAQISVFGSKFQKKLEEAKIFMVGSGALGCEFLKNLALMGVCCSQKGKLTITDDDVIEKSNLSRQFLFRDWNIGQAKSTVAASAAMAINPALHIEALQNRASPETENVFDDAFWESLDAVINALDNVTARMYIDSRCLYFQKPLLESGTLGAKCNTQMVIPHLTENYGASRDPPEKQAPMCTVHSFPHNIDHCLTWARSEFEGLLEKTPNEVNTFLSNPSAYASAMKNAGDAQARDLLERVLECLDSDWCETFQDCITWARLKFEDYFSDRVKQLTFTFPEDSATSTGAPFWSAPKRFPRPLQFSSSDPSHLHFVVAAAILRAETFGIPIPDWAKNPKKLADAVDAVVVPDFQPKMGVKIVTDEKATSLSTASIDDAAVINDLIAKLEECAKKLPPGFRMNPIQFEKDDDTNYHMDFIAGLANMRARNYSIPEVDKLKAKFIAGRIIPAIATSTAMATGLVCLELFKVLAGGHKLEDYRNTFANLALPLFSMAEPVPPKTIKHRDMSWTVWDRWIIKGDLTLRELLQWLEDKGLNAYSISCGTSLLYNSMFPRHKDRMDKKVVDVAKEVARVEVPPYRRHLDVVVACEDDEDNDIDIPLISIYFR; this is encoded by the exons ATGCTTCCAAGAAAGAGAGTTGTGGAAGCCGAGGTTGAAGACCAGGTCGCCGACGCAAGCTTGCTGAAGAAGACGAGGACGGACTGCTTGATCTCTTCGGCTTCTACGGAAGCGGCAGCGGAGGAGAGCAACCACAGCGAGCCAGCCAACGGCATGGACATGGAGTGCGACGCCAACGGGAGCAACCCTCCGGAGATCGACGAGGATCTCCACAGCAGGCAGCTCGCCGTGTACGGCAGGGAGACGATGCGCCGGCTCTTCGCCTCCAACGTCCTCATCTCCGGGCTCAACGGCCTTGGAGCGGAGATTG CAAAGAATCTTGTTCTTGCTGGTGTGAAATCTGTGACCTTGCATGATGAAGGGAATGTAGAAATGTGGGATTTATCCAGCAACTTTTTCTTCTCTGAGGGCGATGTTGGTAAGAACCGTGCTCTTGCCTGTGTCCAGAAGCTGCAAGAGCTCAACAATGCTGTTATAATTTCTACCCTAACTGAAACTTTGTCCAAAGAGCATCTCTCTAATTTCCAG GCAGTGGTTTTCACTGATATTAGCTTGgaaaaagcaattgagtatgatGATTACTGTCGCAGTCAGCTGCCTCCAATTGCCTTCATTAAATCTGAAGTACGAGGCCTTTTTGGGAGTGTATTTTGTGATTTTGGACCAGAGTTTACAGTGTTTGATGTTGATGGAGAGGAACCACATACAGGTATTATTGCATCCATCAGCAATGACAATCCTGCACTTGTTTCATGTGTTGATGATGAGCGGCTCGAGTTCCAGGATGGGGATCTTGTTGTGTTTTCTGAGGTCCAGGGAATGACAGAGCTAAACGACGGAAAGCCTAGAAAAGTTAAGAATGCAAGACCATTTTCATTTACTCTCGAAGAAGACACGACACAGTTTGGCGCTTATACTAAGGGGGGTATAGTTACACAAGTAAAGCAACCCAAGGTCCTCCAGTTCAAATCTTTAAGAGACACTCTCAGGGATCCAGGGGATTTCCTTCTCAGTGATTTCTCCAAATTTGACCGCCCACCTTTACTGCACTTGGCTTTTCAAGCATTGGATAAGTTTAGGTGTGATTTGGGGCGATTTCCTGTTGCTGGATCTGAGGATGATGTTCAGAAGCTAATTGCTTTGGCTGTCCGTATCAATGAAAGCCCGGGTGATGGTAAGCTGGAACAGATTGATAAGAAGCTTCTGCACCATTTCTCCCATGGTTCAAGGGCCATTTTGAATCCTATGGCCGCAATGTTTGGTGGTATTGTTGGGCAAGAAGTTGTTAAAGCTTGCTCTGGGAAATTCCATCCACTTTTCCAG tTCTTTTACTTCGATTCAGTCGAATCCCTCCCTACTGAACCTCTGGAGCCTGGTGACCTAAAGCCAATGAACTGCCGCTATGATGCTCAAATCTCTGTGTTTGGAtcgaaatttcaaaagaaacttGAAGAGGCCAAAATATTCATGGTGGGTTCTGGTGCTCTCGGATGTGAATTTCTGAAGAACCTAGCATTAATGGGAGTTTGTTGCAGCCAGAAAGGAAAGCTAACCATAACAGATGATGATGTCATTGAAAAGAGTAATCTCAGCCGTCAATTTCTCTTCCGTGATTGGAATATTGGGCAGGCTAAATCCACTGTAGCTGCTTCTGCTGCCATGGCAATCAACCCAGCTCTCCATATTGAGGCTCTTCAAAACAGAGCAAGCCCAGAGACAGAAAATGTGTTTGATGATGCGTTTTGGGAGAGCTTGGATGCTGTTATTAATGCATTGGACAATGTGACTGCAAGAATGTACATTGACTCTAGGTGCTTATATTTTCAAAAGCCACTTCTGGAATCTGGTACTCTAGGTGCCAAGTGTAACACACAGATGGTCATTCCTCACTTGACTGAGAATTATGGGGCCTCCAGAGATCCACCTGAGAAACAGGCTCCTATGTGCACAGTTCACTCTTTCCCTCATAACATTGATCACTGCCTAACGTGGGCCCGATCTGAGTTTGAGGGTTTGCTCGAGAAAACACCGAATGAAGTCAATACTTTCCTATCCAACCCAAGTGCATACGCTTCTGCCATGAAAAATGCAGGTGATGCCCAGGCGAGGGATCTACTTGAACGTGTTCTTGAATGCCTTGACAGTGATTGGTGTGAAACATTCCAAGATTGCATCACTTGGGCACGACTGAA GTTTGAAGATTACTTTTCTGATCGGGTGAAGCAGTTAACATTTACTTTCCCTGAGGACTCAGCCACCAGCACAGGTGCACCATTCTGGTCTGCTCCTAAACGTTTTCCGAGGCCACTGCAGTTCTCATCTAGCGACCCCAGCCACCTCCACTTCGTAGTGGCTGCTGCTATATTAAGAGCGGAGACATTTGGAATTCCCATTCCTGACTGGGCCAAGAACCCAAAGAAATTGGCTGATGCTGTAGATGCGGTTGTAGTCCCTGATTTTCAGCCCAAGATGGGAGTTAAAATTGTAACGGATGAGAAAGCCACTAGCCTGTCCACCGCCTCCATTGATGATGCTGCCGTCATCAATGATCTCATTGCAAAGTTGGAAGAGTGCGCTAAGAAGCTGCCCCCTGGATTCCGGATGAACCCAATTCAGTTTGAGAAG GATGATGATACAAACTACCATATGGACTTCATAGCTGGTCTTGCTAACATGCGTGCACGGAACTATAGTATTCCTGAAGTTGATAAGCTGAAGGCCAAGTTCATTGCTGGGAGGATTATCCCAGCCATTGCCACTTCCACGGCCATGGCAACTGGTCTTGTCTGCCTCGAGCTTTTCAAGGTTCTTGCTGGTGGGCATAAGCTGGAGGACTACCGAAACACTTTTGCTAACCttgctctccctctcttctctatGGCCGAGCCAGTCCCACCCAAGACCATTAAACATCGGGATATGAGCTGGACAGTCTGGGATCGCTGGATCATCAAAGGTGATCTTACACTCAGGGAGCTCCTTCAGTGGCTCGAAGACAAAGGTCTAAATGCCTACAGCATCTCTTGTGGTACTTCTTTGCTTTACAATAGCATGTTTCCTAGGCACAAGGATCGGATGGACAAGAAGGTGGTTGATGTGGCAAAGGAGGTTGCCAGAGTGGAGGTGCCACCATACAGGCGCCATCTGGATGTCGTGGTGGCTTGTGAGGATGATGAGGATAATGACATTGATATTCCACTAATTTCCATTTACTTCCGGTAA
- the LOC103718796 gene encoding peptide-N4-(N-acetyl-beta-glucosaminyl)asparagine amidase A-like, translated as MHLKHREFSIPSLFLPLFLLCSSVHGTLATDASLEFLDPTLPPALPSQTPKCSVLVLQQDFTGTVGTSPVTTNYTHPVDCPAPWTRVVLELSLSASGVPVQKDRIAAVWIDGAEILRTSTPFTINHSAFWKVHKDVTRYTALLRRLSGGGGTVSMMLGNSNSKPPGVFTANVSLHFYRGALSAKSINNGHPSVKGLYREPADHVIPISQEKASNGSSFWFQISGNSDISTASVVIPRNTYRAVLEILASYHADDEFWYANPLQTEYLQGGLGETRANGGLRQLYATIDGKFVGGHIPFAVIYPGSINPYFWSPVAAIGAFDMPTYDLEVTPFLGLVVDGQPHEIGLGVKHSQSYWLLTANLHLWVDRWSDAVEAMLVDYRAPPLRVNPQAEWRNQDGSSEIDAEGLLRFVGWVSSSKGNVTTLVRQKVTFKSQVVVQNRGTVRQVEMINKEAMTVGVHRGKNQVVGRVQLFMDAPLQVQTSTVNAAGGAVLRNTRLYHQLEEVLKLNDNMAVSTSMLTDRQDAEGTVLMHDGMPVWGGGSTKSSYKYRDENTCYLRTVDAAGGAVKNDVTSASCAAASAAQAWVCLGHF; from the coding sequence ATGCATCTCAAACACAGGGAATTCTCAATCCCCTCCTTATTCCTCCCTCTGTTCCTCCTCTGTTCCTCTGTCCATGGAACCTTGGCCACAGATGCTAGCCTCGAGTTCTTGGACCCGACACTCCCTCCGGCTCTCCCGAGCCAGACCCCGAAATGCTCTGTTCTCGTCCTTCAGCAGGATTTCACCGGCACGGTTGGCACCTCCCCCGTCACCACGAACTACACCCACCCCGTCGACTGCCCCGCCCCATGGACCCGCGTCGTGCTGGAGCTCTCCTTATCTGCCTCCGGCGTCCCCGTCCAGAAGGACCGCATCGCTGCTGTCTGGATCGACGGCGCTGAGATCCTCCGGACTAGTACTCCATTCACTATAAACCACAGCGCCTTTTGGAAGGTCCACAAGGACGTCACTCGCTACACCGCCCTCCTCCGCCGGCTCAGTGGCGGCGGCGGTACCGTCTCCATGATGCTTGGAAACTCCAATTCCAAACCCCCGGGCGTCTTCACCGCCAATGTCTCTCTCCACTTCTACCGTGGAGCACTGTCTGCTAAGTCCATCAACAATGGTCACCCAAGCGTTAAAGGTCTCTACCGCGAGCCCGCCGACCATGTCATCCCCATTTCGCAAGAGAAGGCGAGCAACGGCAGCAGCTTTTGGTTCCAGATCAGCGGCAACTCCGACATTTCAACGGCCTCGGTCGTAATTCCCAGGAACACATACCGTGCAGTACTGGAGATCCTTGCGTCCTACCACGCCGACGACGAGTTCTGGTATGCCAACCCGCTCCAGACGGAGTACCTGCAGGGCGGCCTCGGCGAGACAAGGGCCAACGGCGGTTTACGCCAGCTGTACGCGACCATCGACGGAAAGTTCGTCGGTGGCCACATACCGTTCGCTGTCATATACCCAGGATCCATCAACCCCTATTTCTGGTCCCCGGTCGCCGCCATCGGAGCCTTCGACATGCCTACCTACGACCTCGAGGTGACCCCATTCCTCGGGCTTGTGGTCGACGGCCAGCCACATGAAATCGGGCTCGGTGTCAAGCACAGCCAGTCCTACTGGCTCCTCACCGCCAACCTCCACCTGTGGGTCGACCGGTGGTCGGACGCCGTGGAGGCGATGCTGGTGGACTACCGAGCGCCGCCGCTGAGAGTGAACCCCCAAGCAGAGTGGAGGAACCAGGATGGGAGCTCGGAGATCGACGCCGAGGGGCTGCTCAGGTTCGTTGGATGGGTAAGCTCGTCCAAAGGGAATGTCACCACCCTGGTGAGGCAGAAGGTGACGTTCAAGAGCCAAGTGGTGGTCCAGAACAGGGGAACAGTAAGACAAGTGGAGATGATAAACAAGGAGGCCATGACGGTGGGGGTGCACAGAGGAAAAAACCAGGTGGTGGGGCGGGTGCAGCTCTTCATGGACGCGCCGCTCCAGGTGCAGACGTCGACGGTGAATGCGGCCGGAGGGGCGGTGCTCCGGAACACGAGGCTGTACCACCAGctggaggaagtgctgaaattGAACGATAACATGGCGGTGAGCACGAGCATGCTGACGGACCGGCAAGACGCAGAGGGGACGGTGTTGATGCATGATGGCATGCCGGTGTGGGGTGGTGGGAGCACCAAGTCATCCTACAAGTACAGAGATGAGAACACTTGCTATCTCCGGACGGTGGACGCCGCCGGTGGTGCGGTCAAAAACGACGTCACAAGCGCGTCGTGCGCAGCGGCCTCCGCCGCGCAGGCCTGGGTTTGTCTGGGTCACTTTTGA
- the LOC103718811 gene encoding peptide-N4-(N-acetyl-beta-glucosaminyl)asparagine amidase A-like — MSANHHHLRANSLLPALLFFLLFMGCSTTASPPSLSTSFPFPPPPAAPQNTTLEYMDPTLPPLIPTVNPKCSTVVLREDFADTLGFPPASVDYAPPADCPAPWSRVILELSATASDVQMDRIAAIWVDGAEILRTSTPLPMAPGVFWHVRKDVTRYTAVLRSATTFSMMLENSNATLPGVYSVNVSLHFYRGALSDDAGRSPSLKLPTNAHANGQLGSGRLSAHPTIKGLYREPADLIIPISNELGDCGPGSWFKIRNESDVQLTTVLIPNNTYRAVLEIYVSHHGDDEYWYANPLRTNGPRGGLTSPSSKANGGFRQVVVTIDKRFAGAVVPFPVIYPGSINPFFWAPVAALGAYDHPSYDLDLTPFVGKLLDGPEHHFGLTVRDSQPYWLVSANLHLWLDAWSDGVEGALVRYKVPPLKLSRQAAWRDLDGKSSIDGQVIIRFSGWVSSSKGNITTSVKQRLKFKSRVEVHRQGSIKQASMEVKSRTNVRTEKNHKVIGRVQVETEAPLMMETMSSNGGGGSVFEKTKMYHKLQETTSVAVGKEVAYSTMTDRQDSEGSALMEDRVAKWGSGDTESTYKYRDDKACHLRTVIMVGGTVRDDAETASCVSVLDS, encoded by the coding sequence ATGAGTGCCAACCACCATCACCTCAGAGCTAACTCCTTACTCCCCGCTCTGCTATTCTTTCTATTGTTCATGGGTTGTTCAACCACCGCCTCTCCTCCTTCCCTCTCCACAAGCTTCCCCTTCCCCCCACCACCCGCCGCCCCTCAGAACACGACCCTCGAGTACATGGACCCCACTCTCCCCCCTCTCATCCCCACCGTGAACCCCAAGTGCTCCACTGTCGTCCTCCGGGAAGACTTCGCCGATACCCTCGGCTTCCCACCGGCCTCCGTTGACTACGCCCCACCCGCCGACTGCCCCGCCCCATGGTCTCGTGTCATCCTGGAGCTCTCTGCCACTGCCTCCGACGTCCAGATGGACCGCATCGCCGCCATCTGGGTCGATGGCGCCGAGATCCTCCGCACCAGCACCCCCCTCCCCATGGCCCCAGGTGTCTTCTGGCACGTCCGCAAGGATGTCACCCGCTACACCGCCGTCCTCCGCTCCGCCACCACCTTCTCCATGATGCTCGAGAACTCCAACGCCACCCTCCCTGGCGTCTACTCCGTCAACGTCTCCCTCCACTTCTACCGCGGCGCATTATCCGATGACGCCGGCCGAAGCCCGAGCTTAAAACTACCAACAAATGCGCACGCGAACGGACAGTTAGGGAGTGGGCGGCTCTCAGCTCACCCAACCATCAAAGGTTTATACAGAGAGCCGGCGGATTTAATCATTCCTATCTCCAATGAGCTCGGGGACTGCGGTCCCGGTTCCTGGTTCAAGATCCGCAATGAGTCTGACGTGCAATTGACCACTGTCCTAATCCCCAACAACACCTACCGTGCAGTGCTCGAGATCTACGTCTCCCACCACGGGGACGACGAGTACTGGTACGCCAACCCGCTCCGCACGAACGGTCCTCGCGGCGGCCTCACGTCGCCATCGAGCAAGGCGAACGGCGGGTTCCGCCAGGTGGTTGTCACAATCGACAAGCGCTTCGCTGGCGCGGTCGTTCCCTTCCCCGTCATATACCCCGGCTCGATCAATCCCTTCTTCTGGGCGCCGGTCGCCGCCCTCGGCGCCTACGACCACCCTTCCTACGACCTTGACCTCACGCCATTTGTGGGGAAATTGCTCGACGGACCCGAGCACCATTTCGGGCTGACCGTCAGAGACAGCCAGCCGTACTGGCTCGTGTCAGCCAACCTCCACCTATGGCTCGATGCATGGTCGGACGGCGTCGAGGGAGCATTGGTCCGGTACAAGGTCCCGCCACTGAAGCTAAGCCGGCAGGCCGCCTGGAGAGACCTAGACGGCAAGTCCTCGATCGACGGGCAGGTGATCATCCGGTTCTCCGGCTGGGTGAGCTCATCAAAAGGGAACATTACCACGAGCGTAAAGCAACGGCTAAAGTTCAAGAGCCGGGTGGAAGTTCATCGTCAGGGATCTATAAAGCAAGCATCAATGGAGGTAAAGTCAAGAACGAACGTAAGGACGGAGAAGAACCACAAGGTGATCGGAAGAGTGCAAGTGGAGACCGAGGCACCGCTGATGATGGAGACGATGAGTTCGAACGGCGGCGGGGGGTCCGTGTTCGAGAAGACGAAGATGTACCATAAGTTACAGGAGACAACGAGCGTGGCGGTGGGGAAGGAGGTGGCTTACAGCACGATGACGGACCGGCAGGACTCGGAGGGCTCGGCGCTGATGGAGGACCGGGTGGCCAAGTGGGGGAGCGGAGATACCGAGTCAACTTACAAGTATAGGGACGATAAGGCTTGTCATCTCCGAACGGTGATCATGGTGGGCGGGACGGTTCGAGATGACGCGGAGACGGCTTCATGTGTGTCGGTTTTGGACTCGTAG
- the LOC103718804 gene encoding peptide-N4-(N-acetyl-beta-glucosaminyl)asparagine amidase A-like: MHLNHSHLRSAAAPLILLFIFTSLCFSGASCFTSSFKLHQVPATNVSLEFLDPTLPPAIPRETNPKCSVLVLQRDFADTVGSPPATANYTQPPDCPAPWTRVVLELSFSVSDVQRDRVAAVWVNGAEVIRTTTPVPTFPGGAFWKVHKDVTRYTSLLRHLGDAGTVTMRLENSNVTSFPGVFSANVSLHFYRGAVPVARPATIGTAHPTVKGLYREPADLIIPISCEKGAEGGGFWLLVNNDSHVPAASVTIPRNTYRAVIEIFSSYHADDEFWYTNPLRSSFQGQLGTSRANGGFRQLYATIDGKFVGGHIPFAVIYPGSINPYFWSPVTAIGAFDIPSYDLDITPFLGLLLDGQPHEIGLGVKDSQPYWLLSGNLHLWVDAWSDVVEAGLVEYSSPPLQINRHAEWRNPDGQSEVNAEGLIRFSGWVSSSKGNITTTVRQKVKFKSQVEVQNRGAVKQVEMTNKERTTVAVAKGHQTVGRVQVFIEAPLQVQTSSVNAIGGAVFEKTRLYHQLQEIVNLNENMAVSTSSLTDRQDAEGSVLMHDGAPVWGSGSTRSSYKYRDENTCYLRTVNAAGGVVKFDVASPQCSAVASA; encoded by the coding sequence ATGCATCTCAACCACAGCCACCTCCGCTCTGCTGCGGCCCCACTCATtctactctttatcttcacttcTCTCTGTTTCTCCGGGGCGTCATGCTTCACCTCCTCATTCAAACTGCACCAAGTTCCTGCCACAAACGTCAGCCTGGAGTTCTTGGACCCTACCCTCCCCCCGGCCATCCCCAGAGAGACCAACCCCAAGTGCTCTGTCCTCGTCCTACAGCGCGACTTCGCTGACACAGTTGGCTCTCCCCCCGCCACCGCCAACTACACCCAGCCTCCCGACTGCCCCGCCCCCTGGACCCGTGTCGTCCTCGAGCTCTCCTTCTCCGTCTCCGACGTCCAGAGGGACCGCGTCGCCGCCGTATGGGTCAACGGCGCTGAGGTCATCCGCACCACCACACCCGTCCCCACCTTCCCCGGCGGCGCTTTCTGGAAGGTCCACAAGGATGTCACCCGCTACACCTCGCTCCTCCGCCACCTCGGTGACGCCGGCACCGTCACCATGAGGCTGGAGAACTCCAACGTCACCTCCTTCCCCGGCGTCTTCTCCGCCAACGTCTCCCTCCACTTCTACCGGGGTGCCGTCCCCGTTGCCCGCCCGGCAACCATCGGCACCGCCCATCCGACTGTCAAAGGCCTTTACCGCGAGCCGGCCGACCTCATCATCCCCATTTCTTGTGAAAAAGGCGCTGAGGGCGGCGGTTTCTGGCTTCTGGTCAACAACGACTCCCATGTGCCCGCGGCGTCGGTCACCATTCCCAGAAACACCTACCGCGCTGTGATCGAGATCTTCAGCTCGTACCACGCCGACGATGAGTTCTGGTACACAAACCCGCTTCGATCCTCATTCCAGGGGCAGCTCGGCACGTCCCGAGCCAATGGCGGTTTCCGCCAGTTATACGCGACCATTGACGGAAAGTTTGTTGGCGGCCACATTCCGTTCGCCGTTATATACCCTGGCTCGATCAACCCCTACTTCTGGTCCCCGGTGACCGCCATTGGCGCCTTCGACATCCCATCTTACGACCTCGATATAACGCCATTCTTGGGGCTATTGTTGGACGGGCAGCCACACGAAATCGGGCTCGGGGTGAAGGACAGCCAACCTTACTGGTTGCTGAGTGGAAACCTCCATTTATGGGTGGATGCATGGTCCGACGTAGTGGAAGCCGGCCTGGTGGAGTACTCATCACCGCCGCTCCAAATTAACCGGCACGCCGAGTGGCGGAACCCAGACGGGCAGTCGGAGGTGAACGCCGAGGGGCTGATCCGGTTCTCGGGGTGGGTGAGCTCGTCGAAGGGAAACATCACCACCACGGTGAGGCAGAAGGTGAAGTTCAAGAGCCAGGTGGAGGTCCAGAACCGGGGGGCAGTGAAACAGGTGGAGATGACAAACAAGGAGAGGACGACGGTGGCGGTGGCCAAGGGGCACCAAACAGTGGGGAGGGTGCAGGTCTTCATCGAGGCGCCGCTCCAGGTGCAGACGTCGAGCGTGAACGCCATCGGCGGGGCGGTGTTCGAGAAGACGAGGCTGTACCACCAGCTGCAGGAGATTGTGAACTTGAACGAGAACATGGCGGTGAGCACGAGCTCGCTGACCGACCGGCAGGACGCCGAGGGGTCGGTGCTGATGCACGACGGAGCGCCGGTTTGGGGGAGCGGGAGCACAAGGTCGTCGTACAAGTACAGGGATGAGAATACTTGCTATCTCCGCACGGTAAATGCTGCCGGCGGCGTGGTGAAGTTCGATGTCGCCAGCCCTCAGTGCTCTGCGGTTGCCTCGGCTTAG